One window from the genome of Thermococcus siculi encodes:
- a CDS encoding FtsZ/tubulin family protein has protein sequence MRALIIGVGQCGTKIADLFSLVDFEALAINTSRGDLDYLKHVPQERRILIGESLTGGKGVNANPILGREAMKRDLPMVMRKIGSIIGYEDVDVFFLTFGFGGGTGAGGTPVLAEALKEEYPDSLVVAIGALPLKEEGIRPTINAAITIDKLSKIADSIIAIDNNKLKEGDLDIKQAYERINYTIVERIASLLALVDVPGEQTLDASDLKFVLKAFGSFATVGYAKADASRVKSLSRLIIKSFESEGLYLEANIESALYGLVAIHGPPEVLKAGDIFEALDYLTGKIRGKQIFRGFYPDPREREVEVVTLLSGIYDSKSIEDIIITAKNYAKSFMEAKEEAETKKKELLSGLPDFDDIYPAGNEDLSEIYEGSFPDFNEVTKGLRRREDD, from the coding sequence GTGAGGGCTTTAATCATAGGGGTCGGCCAGTGCGGGACGAAGATAGCCGACCTCTTCTCCCTCGTCGATTTTGAGGCTCTCGCGATAAACACCTCCAGGGGGGACCTTGATTATCTCAAGCACGTCCCCCAGGAGAGGAGGATACTAATAGGCGAGAGCCTGACGGGCGGAAAAGGAGTTAACGCCAACCCTATCCTCGGAAGGGAAGCCATGAAGCGCGACCTGCCGATGGTGATGCGCAAAATAGGCTCAATCATCGGCTACGAGGACGTCGACGTATTCTTCCTCACCTTTGGCTTCGGCGGCGGGACGGGGGCAGGGGGAACGCCTGTTTTAGCGGAGGCCCTCAAGGAGGAGTATCCCGACTCGCTGGTCGTTGCCATAGGCGCGCTTCCCCTGAAGGAGGAGGGCATAAGGCCGACCATCAACGCGGCCATAACGATAGACAAGCTCTCTAAGATAGCGGACTCCATTATAGCGATCGACAACAACAAGCTCAAGGAAGGAGACTTGGACATAAAGCAGGCCTACGAGAGGATAAACTACACGATAGTCGAGCGCATCGCTTCCCTCCTCGCGTTGGTTGATGTTCCCGGAGAACAGACGCTCGATGCCAGCGATTTGAAGTTCGTTCTCAAGGCCTTTGGAAGCTTTGCGACGGTCGGCTACGCCAAGGCGGACGCGAGCAGAGTAAAGAGCCTCTCAAGGCTAATAATAAAGTCCTTCGAAAGCGAGGGCCTCTATCTGGAGGCCAACATCGAATCGGCCCTCTACGGCTTGGTTGCGATCCACGGGCCGCCGGAGGTTCTAAAGGCGGGAGACATATTCGAGGCCCTCGATTACCTCACGGGCAAGATAAGGGGCAAGCAGATTTTCAGGGGCTTCTATCCGGATCCAAGAGAGAGGGAGGTTGAGGTGGTTACGCTCCTCAGCGGAATCTACGACAGCAAGAGCATAGAGGACATCATAATCACCGCAAAGAACTACGCTAAATCCTTCATGGAGGCGAAGGAGGAGGCCGAGACAAAGAAGAAGGAACTCCTCAGCGGGTTGCCCGATTTTGACGATATATACCCCGCAGGGAACGAGGACCTTTCAGAGATATACGAAGGCTCGTTCCCCGACTTTAACGAGGTGACGAAAGGCCTCCGGAGGCGGGAGGATGACTGA
- a CDS encoding prenyltransferase/squalene oxidase repeat-containing protein — MKKVLAVIMIVFMLIPAVSAGAIDGSVRFLSGASENTQQVREISLSIMALVAAKDDVKWDVTPEINALVDRLLEDQNADGGWGYYINEPSNVLDTAYAVIALKHAYPVLDFWRAKDADAAISRGVSYLLSAKEENGWGYVPGTPVSCYPTVVALWALGENGYNYNSRTIRDAVRYLQNVSSCEISDYEFLALKVIAYHSTGYPLGDDVIDELKDILLNDNLEVKERAMLTYALVLIAPLDLDIAKILSILRDEGKTSDGLFYWMNTPQLMSSTEIIASTSFALMALSHPIKVVIPEEKPNPYAMPCEALKGMQNLDGGWGLIVDWESDEKATYYALLGLEKCQPSNESVERAINWSREAFARDALWVKEHGRMSVGYFYALETLLHYNMLSEEEKAEAIETIRNAQLDYGLWGNTVLGPQPYDTALAIKALRDLGVPVSDPLIQRAKDWLLSITNTGWGTHVTTPHFSYMLKPDVLTTITVLEALDGVATPEELAPHLQWLIEQRVGGGWAYWKTYYVWQKNEEYPGTPSVELTVRATDLLSRYGYNYTEDTLDFVMDARDSGLIEDKPIETASAIIYLSRFQYIPPVNLYDVRNALDTDFFEIIAPKMDNESVSEIIEALNEAFSGGFVASNTTEIGEGSYIVMAGFEDYSIRKYNPYLRFYIEGNNVTVGNVTVPMNSSVVLVPGKTPEGVVLFVFYESENEDIAREVFTTGFIRYISGDAMILLRENGKVKLIIVG; from the coding sequence ATGAAGAAGGTTCTGGCCGTAATAATGATTGTTTTCATGCTGATTCCAGCCGTCAGCGCCGGAGCGATAGACGGCTCCGTGAGGTTTCTCAGCGGGGCATCGGAGAACACCCAGCAGGTTAGGGAGATAAGCCTCAGCATAATGGCCCTCGTCGCCGCCAAAGACGACGTGAAGTGGGACGTAACCCCCGAGATAAACGCCCTTGTTGACAGGCTCCTGGAGGATCAGAACGCCGACGGGGGATGGGGCTACTACATCAACGAGCCGAGCAACGTCCTCGACACCGCCTACGCGGTCATAGCTCTGAAGCACGCCTACCCCGTTCTGGACTTCTGGAGGGCCAAGGACGCCGATGCGGCGATAAGCAGGGGCGTTTCATACCTTCTCTCGGCCAAGGAGGAGAACGGCTGGGGCTACGTGCCCGGGACGCCCGTTTCCTGCTATCCAACCGTCGTGGCCCTGTGGGCCCTCGGGGAGAACGGCTACAACTACAACAGCAGGACGATAAGGGACGCGGTGAGATACCTACAGAACGTCTCCTCCTGCGAGATTTCCGATTACGAGTTTCTGGCACTCAAGGTAATCGCCTACCACAGCACTGGTTATCCCCTCGGAGACGATGTAATCGATGAACTCAAGGATATCCTCCTCAACGATAACCTCGAGGTCAAGGAGAGAGCGATGTTAACCTACGCCCTCGTCCTCATAGCCCCGCTCGACCTAGACATCGCGAAGATACTCTCGATCCTCAGGGACGAGGGCAAGACCTCTGACGGCCTCTTCTACTGGATGAACACCCCCCAGCTTATGTCATCCACGGAGATAATCGCCTCGACATCCTTCGCCCTCATGGCGCTCTCCCATCCGATCAAGGTTGTAATCCCGGAGGAGAAGCCCAACCCCTACGCGATGCCCTGCGAGGCGCTCAAGGGGATGCAGAACCTCGACGGAGGCTGGGGCCTCATAGTCGACTGGGAAAGCGACGAGAAGGCCACCTACTACGCCCTCCTCGGTCTCGAGAAGTGCCAGCCGAGCAACGAGAGCGTTGAAAGGGCCATCAACTGGAGCAGGGAGGCCTTTGCCAGAGACGCCCTCTGGGTGAAGGAGCACGGCAGGATGTCGGTCGGCTACTTCTACGCCCTCGAAACCCTCCTCCACTACAACATGCTGAGCGAGGAGGAGAAGGCCGAGGCCATCGAGACGATAAGGAACGCCCAGCTCGACTACGGTCTCTGGGGCAACACCGTCCTCGGTCCGCAGCCCTACGATACGGCCCTCGCCATCAAGGCCCTCCGCGACCTCGGGGTTCCAGTCAGCGACCCGCTCATACAGAGGGCCAAGGACTGGCTTCTCAGCATAACCAACACCGGCTGGGGAACCCACGTTACCACGCCCCACTTCTCATACATGCTCAAGCCAGACGTGCTCACCACGATAACCGTCCTTGAAGCCCTCGACGGGGTTGCCACACCTGAAGAGCTTGCCCCGCATCTCCAGTGGCTCATTGAGCAGAGGGTCGGCGGCGGCTGGGCCTACTGGAAGACCTACTACGTCTGGCAGAAGAACGAGGAGTACCCCGGAACGCCCAGCGTGGAGCTTACCGTCCGCGCCACGGACCTTCTCTCCAGGTACGGCTACAACTACACCGAGGACACCCTGGACTTCGTCATGGACGCCAGGGACAGCGGGCTGATAGAGGACAAGCCCATAGAGACCGCCAGCGCGATAATCTACCTCAGCCGCTTCCAGTACATACCTCCGGTTAACCTCTACGATGTCAGGAACGCCCTCGACACCGACTTCTTCGAGATAATAGCCCCCAAGATGGACAACGAGAGTGTGAGCGAGATAATCGAGGCCCTCAACGAAGCGTTCAGCGGTGGTTTCGTTGCCTCGAACACCACAGAGATAGGCGAGGGCAGCTACATAGTCATGGCGGGCTTTGAGGACTACAGCATCAGGAAGTACAACCCCTACCTGAGGTTCTACATCGAGGGGAACAACGTCACCGTCGGGAACGTCACCGTTCCAATGAACAGCTCCGTCGTCCTCGTGCCGGGCAAGACCCCAGAGGGAGTGGTTCTCTTCGTGTTCTATGAATCAGAAAACGAGGATATCGCCAGGGAAGTGTTCACCACGGGCTTCATACGGTACATAAGTGGAGACGCGATGATCCTCCTCAGGGAGAACGGGAAAGTAAAGCTGATAATCGTGGGGTGA
- the twy1 gene encoding 4-demethylwyosine synthase TYW1 → MAITFKSNPNMPEEIANLFRRQHYALVGRHSSVKLCHWLKESIKHDRFCYKQKFYNIHSHRCLQMTPVTAWCTHNCIFCWRPMEGFLGTELPQPWDDPAFIVEESIKAQRKLIVGYKGMPGINMKKFEEAWNPKHAAISLSGEPMLYPYIGDLVEEFHKRGFTTFIVTNGTVPERLEEMKREDKLPTQLYVSLTAPDIETYNRVNVPMIPDGWERIKETLRLMADADSRTVVRLTLVKGENMHNPEGYAKLIKLANPMFVEAKAYMFVGFSRQRLTINNMPRHEEIRAFAEELVKHLPGYHLEDEYEPSRVVLIMRDDVDPHETGIEGRFIKH, encoded by the coding sequence ATGGCGATAACGTTCAAGTCCAACCCGAACATGCCCGAGGAGATCGCCAACCTCTTCAGGAGGCAGCACTACGCGCTCGTTGGCAGGCACAGCTCGGTGAAGCTCTGCCACTGGCTCAAGGAGAGCATAAAGCACGACCGCTTCTGCTACAAGCAGAAGTTCTACAACATACACTCCCACCGCTGCCTGCAGATGACGCCGGTTACGGCCTGGTGCACCCACAACTGCATATTCTGCTGGAGGCCAATGGAGGGCTTCCTCGGCACAGAACTGCCCCAGCCCTGGGACGACCCGGCCTTCATCGTGGAGGAGAGCATAAAGGCCCAGAGAAAGCTCATAGTGGGCTACAAGGGCATGCCCGGCATAAACATGAAGAAGTTCGAGGAGGCGTGGAACCCCAAGCATGCAGCAATAAGCCTGTCCGGCGAGCCGATGCTCTACCCGTATATAGGCGACCTGGTGGAGGAGTTCCACAAGAGGGGTTTCACCACCTTCATAGTCACCAACGGAACGGTTCCAGAGAGACTGGAAGAGATGAAGCGTGAGGATAAACTCCCGACCCAGCTCTACGTCTCGCTCACCGCCCCGGACATCGAGACCTACAACCGCGTTAACGTCCCCATGATTCCCGACGGCTGGGAGAGGATAAAGGAAACCCTGAGGCTCATGGCCGACGCAGACAGCAGGACGGTGGTTAGGCTCACGCTCGTCAAGGGCGAGAACATGCACAACCCGGAGGGCTACGCCAAGCTCATAAAGCTCGCCAACCCGATGTTTGTTGAGGCCAAAGCCTACATGTTCGTGGGCTTCTCGAGGCAGAGGCTCACCATCAACAACATGCCGCGCCACGAGGAGATAAGGGCTTTCGCCGAGGAGCTGGTCAAGCACCTGCCGGGCTACCATCTGGAGGACGAGTACGAGCCGAGCAGGGTCGTTCTCATAATGCGCGACGACGTTGACCCCCATGAAACCGGCATAGAAGGCCGCTTCATAAAGCACTGA
- a CDS encoding P-loop NTPase family protein, whose translation MFERMKPQTEIKAREIEIDFFEDGPDSPERPKVKLLFEIKRYHIA comes from the coding sequence ATGTTCGAGCGGATGAAACCCCAAACCGAGATCAAGGCAAGGGAGATTGAAATAGACTTCTTCGAGGATGGCCCCGACTCTCCGGAGCGGCCGAAGGTGAAGCTCCTCTTCGAGATCAAACGCTACCACATTGCGTGA
- a CDS encoding HemK2/MTQ2 family protein methyltransferase, with protein sequence MPIYYGLDIKLHPQVYEPAEDTFLLAENLAVKEGDAALDVGTGTGIIALLMARRARKVLGVDINPIAVELARENARINGIENVEFRVSDLFENVSGKFDVITFNAPYLPGEPEEPIDLALVGGETGREVLDRFIYEVPDYLKPGGTAQIVQSSITGVEETLKRLEKAGLTAKIAAKRHVFFEDIVLINAHAMW encoded by the coding sequence ATGCCAATCTACTACGGTCTCGATATAAAGCTCCACCCCCAAGTGTACGAACCTGCAGAAGATACCTTCCTGCTCGCCGAAAACCTTGCGGTCAAAGAAGGTGACGCAGCCCTCGACGTCGGCACCGGAACCGGGATAATAGCCCTTCTAATGGCGAGAAGAGCTCGCAAAGTCTTGGGGGTGGACATCAATCCCATCGCGGTTGAGCTGGCCAGGGAAAACGCTCGCATAAACGGCATTGAAAACGTTGAGTTCCGAGTTAGCGACCTCTTCGAGAACGTTTCTGGTAAATTCGACGTTATAACCTTCAACGCGCCTTACCTTCCCGGCGAGCCGGAGGAACCCATCGATTTGGCGCTCGTTGGAGGCGAAACCGGAAGGGAAGTCCTCGACAGGTTCATATATGAAGTACCCGACTACCTGAAACCTGGAGGAACCGCCCAGATAGTTCAGAGTTCGATAACAGGGGTTGAGGAGACGCTCAAAAGGCTGGAGAAGGCAGGGTTAACCGCGAAGATTGCCGCTAAGAGGCACGTCTTCTTTGAGGACATAGTGCTGATAAACGCTCACGCAATGTGGTAG
- a CDS encoding 30S ribosomal protein S27ae — protein MAKKRTSQKWKMYEVQGGKVRRKGKFCPRCGPGVFMAEHKDRWSCGRCGYTEWKRK, from the coding sequence ATGGCCAAGAAGAGGACCAGCCAGAAGTGGAAGATGTACGAGGTTCAGGGCGGAAAGGTCAGGAGGAAGGGCAAGTTCTGCCCGCGCTGCGGTCCGGGCGTCTTCATGGCCGAGCACAAGGACCGCTGGAGCTGCGGCCGCTGCGGCTACACCGAGTGGAAGAGGAAGTGA
- a CDS encoding 30S ribosomal protein S24e, with translation MEIKVTEIKENKLLGRKEIYFDVIHEGEPTPSRADVKGKLVAMLDLDPETVVVQYIRSFFGSRVSKGYAKAYESRERMLYIEPEYILVRDGLIQKEEE, from the coding sequence ATGGAGATTAAGGTTACCGAGATAAAGGAAAACAAGCTCCTCGGAAGGAAGGAGATATACTTCGATGTCATCCACGAGGGAGAGCCGACCCCGAGCAGGGCCGACGTCAAGGGCAAGCTCGTCGCCATGCTCGACCTCGACCCCGAGACCGTCGTCGTCCAGTACATAAGGTCGTTCTTCGGTAGCAGGGTCAGCAAGGGATACGCCAAGGCCTACGAGAGCAGGGAGAGGATGCTCTACATCGAGCCCGAGTACATACTCGTGAGGGACGGCCTCATCCAGAAAGAGGAGGAGTGA
- a CDS encoding GTP-dependent dephospho-CoA kinase gives MMKFVLTPELRRELKQPLGTLIRGEIPEPYYRVRDELERAKHVVTVGDVVTENVLKIGIQPSVAIYDHKTKRKDYDPDIETDAVVMTVQNPAGTITKALLNAIRKGFGLAERGRRVYIKVNGEEDLAAIPAVLYAPYGSLVLYGQPDEGVVLIKVTPECKLKCGKLMSKMEVVHDGD, from the coding sequence ATGATGAAGTTCGTACTCACCCCAGAGCTCCGAAGGGAGCTAAAACAGCCACTGGGAACTCTAATCCGCGGGGAAATCCCCGAACCTTATTACAGGGTTAGGGACGAGCTTGAGAGAGCTAAACACGTCGTTACCGTCGGCGACGTGGTCACGGAGAACGTGCTCAAGATCGGCATTCAGCCGAGCGTCGCGATATACGACCACAAGACGAAGAGGAAGGACTACGACCCGGACATAGAGACCGACGCCGTGGTGATGACCGTCCAGAATCCAGCCGGAACGATAACGAAAGCTTTATTAAACGCAATCAGAAAGGGCTTTGGACTGGCCGAAAGGGGCCGGAGGGTTTACATAAAGGTGAACGGCGAGGAAGATTTGGCGGCCATCCCGGCCGTGCTCTACGCCCCCTACGGGAGTTTGGTCCTCTACGGCCAGCCGGACGAGGGAGTAGTGCTTATAAAGGTAACACCCGAATGCAAGCTCAAGTGCGGAAAGCTCATGTCGAAGATGGAGGTGGTTCACGATGGAGATTAA